The following are encoded in a window of Arctopsyche grandis isolate Sample6627 chromosome 4, ASM5162203v2, whole genome shotgun sequence genomic DNA:
- the MICU3 gene encoding mitochondrial calcium uptake 3 isoform X1, whose amino-acid sequence MTPQDFLESVVEAEPRPRLKRKNLTLKEIEKLRDSTPSLNHGSPQMFRNLRDKGIISYTEYLFLLSILTKPQSGFRIAFNMFDTDGNQRVDKNEFLVIRRLMGGSVKNREGLDDESTAALMQLVCDSTQARYKANDQPKQLPKKSPSFMEKIFSYAWKGKRGIAEETDPASADGQSEDPAAPKEQPQETYVDDEQGLQRRHQVDTLLTVHFFGKKGTNELKFEGFRLFMENLQTEVLELEFHEFSKGHDTISEVDFAKILLRYTYLDTDEYDMYLDRLLDRVKDEKGISFEEFRVFCQFLNNLEDFTIAMRMYTLADRPISKDEFQRAVKICTGISQSNHLVSTVFAIFDEDGDGLLSYKEFIAIMKDRLHRGFKSYAKNEGWEAFKSCVKQEMKAVG is encoded by the exons ATGACTCCACAGGACTTCCTCGAATCGGTCGTCGAAGCAGAGCCGAGAC ccCGGTTGAAAAGGAAGAACTTAACATTGAAAGAGATTGAAAAACTACGAGACTCTACGCCGTCGTTGAATCATGGATCTCCTCAAATGTTCAGAAACCTTCGAGATAAAG GAATAATTTCATACACCGAATACCTGTTTTTGCTCTCTATATTGACAA aGCCGCAATCTGGATTTAGAATTGCTTTCAATATGTTCGATACTGATGGAAATCAACGTgtagataaaaatgaatttcTAGTC ATCAGGAGACTCATGGGTGGCTCCGTGAAAAATCGTGAAGGCTTGGACGATGAGAGCACTGCGGCC CTAATGCAGTTAGTGTGCGATAGCACCCAAGCTAGATATAAGGCGAACGATCAACCGAAGCAGCTGCCAAAAAAATCACCGAGTTTT ATGGAGAAAATATTCAGCTATGCGTGGAAAGGAAAGCGAGGCATCGCCGAAGAAACTGATCCAGCATCTGCCGATGGTCAATCTGAAGACCCGGCCGCACCTAAGGAACAACCTCAAGAGACATACGTCGACGACGAGCAGGGTCTGCAAAGGAGGCATCAGGTCGACACACTCCTGACCGTGCACTTCTTCGGTAAAAAAGGTACAAACGAATTGAAGTTCGAGGGCTTCCGACTCTTCATGGAAAATCTTCAGACCGAAGTTTTGGAATTGGAATTTCACGAATTTTCAAAAG GTCATGATACGATATCTGAAGTTGATTTTGCCAAAATCTTGCTACGCTACACTTACCTCGACACCGATGAATATGATATGTACTTGGATAGACTCCTCGACAGGGTCAAAGATGAGAAGGGTATATCTTTTGAAGAGTTTCGTGTGTTCTGTCAGTTCTTGAACAATTTGGAAGACTTCACCATCGCAATGAGGATGTACACCTTAGCCGATCGTCCCATATCTAAAG ACGAGTTTCAACGCGCTGTTAAAATATGCACCGGAATCAGCCAGTCTAATCATTTAGTGTCGACTGTATTTGCCATATTTGACGAAGATGGAGATGGACTTTTAAGCTACAAGGAGTTCATAGCCATCATGAAAGATCGTCTGCACAGGGGTTTCAAG TCTTATGCTAAGAATGAAGGATGGGAAGCTTTCAAAAGCTGTGTCAAGCAAGAAATGAAAGCCGTCGGTTGA
- the LOC143911229 gene encoding protein phosphatase methylesterase 1, translating into MSALHKTVMRSKLPPRPPKSVSSFKQMQANSRKKNYTPVSWKEYFYECKDIEVEGGTFRVYLSDPPDQPDRPRLVVLHGGGYSGLSWSQFTVEVTKMIHCQVVAIDFRGHGNTVTENNDDLGADTLTNDISGVLEALFVDDKPPIVLIGHSMGGAIAVRVANCNISLTILGLAVIDVVEGTAMESLSSMQSFLRGRPAHFKSIEHAIEWCVRSGQTRNTDSARVSMPGQIINCKNGVLASAELENYESPDSEDSNSLGPPAKRLAGVVLSDCIAEEDQEDDVPMDNVPSFVPPSGKKDDSKNYGWRIDLSRTEKYWTGWFQGLSTAFLECSAPKLLLLASISGLDRDLTVGQMQGKFQMQVLTRCGHAVHEDCPEEVAQVIASFMLRHKFTESANDDQNFKVTPGC; encoded by the exons ATGTCTGCTCTGCACAAAACCGTTATGCGATCAAAGCTGCCACCTCGCCCACCCAAATCAGTATCGTCCTTCAA ACAAATGCAAGCGAATTCAAGGAAGAAGAACTACACGCCGGTATCCTGGAAGGAGTATTTCTACGAATGCAAAGACATTGAAGTAGAAGGAGGCACGTTCAGAGTATACTTATCCGATCCGCCAGATCAACCGGACAGGCCGAGACTCGTCGTTCTACACGGCGGGGGTTATTCGGGTCTTAGTTGGTCTCAGTTCACT GTTGAGGTCACCAAGATGATCCACTGCCAAGTCGTAGCTATAGACTTCAGAGGCCATGGCAATACTGTGACGGAGAACAACGACGATCTCGGCGCAGACACGCTAACAAA CGATATTTCTGGTGTACTGGAAGCACTGTTTGTCGACGATAAGCCACCGATAGTTCTAATCGGACATTCTATGGGAGGTGCGATTGCTGTTAGAGTTGCTAATTGTAACATATCATTGACCATTCTAGGCTTAGCAGTTATAGACGTAGTTGAAG GAACTGCTATGGAATCATTATCAAGTATGCAAAGCTTTCTACGTGGCCGACCAGCTCACTTCAAAAGCATAGAACACGCTATAGAATGGTG TGTCCGAAGTGGACAGACGAGAAACACTGATTCCGCCAGAGTATCAATGCCTGGTCAAATCATCAA TTGTAAAAATGGAGTCTTGGCATCGGCCGAGCTGGAGAATTATGAATCGCCCGATTCCGAGGATTCGAACTCGTTAGGACCGCCGGCGAAACGTCTCGCCGGAGTAGTGTTGAGCGATTGCATAGCTGAAGAGGATCAAGAGGACGATGTGCCGATGGACAACGTCCCCTCATTCGTACCTCCGAGTGGCAAAAAAGACGATAGTAAAAA TTACGGTTGGCGGATCGATCTTTCACGCACTGAAAAGTATTGGACTGGCTGGTTTCAGGGATTGTCGACGGCTTTCCTCGAATGCTCTGCTCCTAAACTGCTTCTGCTTGCGAGTATTAGCGGCTTAGATAGAGATCTCACTGTCGGCCAAATGCAAG GTAAATTTCAAATGCAAGTTTTGACTCGGTGTGGTCATGCCGTCCACGAAGATTGTCCAGAAGAGGTGGCTCAGGTGATTGCATCGTTTATGCTCAGGCATAAGTTCACGGAGTCGGCCAACGACGATCAGAATTTCAAAGTAACGCCGGGATGttga